From a region of the Candidatus Brocadia sp. genome:
- a CDS encoding acylphosphatase: MLPDIHHVRQTSINIGGVVQGIGRRPFLYTLARKYNLTAFYLNDSHGILIKVQGIVVDKFFLEIHHFPLPCYGLRTFRHKPLPTQLSIRILPSDTGNVALVFHDSSACGDCRKGLFALFARHYRHWPLL; the protein is encoded by the coding sequence ATGTTGCCGGACATCCATCATGTACGGCAAACCAGCATCAATATTGGCGGAGTTGTGCAGGGGATAGGCCGTCGCCCCTTTCTTTATACCCTTGCGCGGAAATATAACCTTACGGCCTTTTATCTCAACGATTCTCATGGCATCCTCATCAAAGTTCAGGGGATAGTGGTCGATAAGTTTTTTCTGGAAATACATCATTTCCCGCTTCCTTGTTACGGATTGAGGACATTCAGGCACAAACCTTTGCCAACACAGTTATCTATCAGGATTTTACCATCCGACACGGGAAACGTTGCCCTCGTCTTTCACGATAGTTCCGCCTGTGGGGATTGCCGGAAAGGACTTTTTGCTCTGTTTGCCCGGCATTACCGGCACTGGCCGCTTCTTTGA
- a CDS encoding NAD(P)-dependent oxidoreductase — MKVAITGLTGFLGHYVAKRLFAKEIEIVSLARSVSNTLHLKDYEKKIAFIRGDMTDKETLRKFLHGADVVIHMAYERNGASFHEAANRDLKRFVEANLLGSIELLDASRRAGIKQCIFISSCAVYGHIFPGIKLDELHPLLPDSNYGAYKASVEAFCHSYFMSKAFDVTIFRPVGIYGINPHLAHSAWYNIAKDIRHGINVEVSGGGKVVHVEDVAQAIDLAIGNKEAAGKVYNLVDFYVDNISVARMVRDICDSGSHVSGTPRQPIHTIENAQSRAFGVSYTGMEGLKGYLRELIKSMS, encoded by the coding sequence ATGAAGGTTGCTATTACCGGTTTAACGGGTTTTTTGGGTCATTATGTAGCCAAAAGACTTTTTGCGAAAGAGATAGAGATCGTATCCCTTGCCCGAAGCGTCAGCAATACCCTACACCTGAAGGATTACGAAAAAAAGATCGCCTTTATCAGGGGTGATATGACCGACAAAGAGACTCTGAGGAAATTTCTGCATGGCGCCGACGTGGTTATCCATATGGCCTACGAAAGAAACGGGGCTTCTTTTCATGAAGCGGCCAATAGAGACTTAAAACGATTTGTTGAGGCAAATCTCCTGGGGAGCATAGAACTGCTTGATGCGTCAAGGCGGGCTGGCATCAAACAATGTATCTTTATCAGTTCGTGCGCGGTATACGGGCATATTTTCCCCGGTATAAAGCTGGATGAGTTGCATCCCCTCCTGCCCGATTCAAATTATGGCGCCTATAAGGCATCGGTTGAGGCGTTTTGTCACTCTTATTTTATGTCAAAGGCCTTTGACGTAACCATCTTCCGTCCTGTCGGTATCTATGGGATAAACCCACACCTGGCCCATTCTGCCTGGTATAACATTGCCAAGGACATCCGGCACGGAATCAATGTTGAGGTCTCAGGCGGTGGGAAGGTTGTGCATGTGGAAGACGTAGCGCAGGCAATCGATCTGGCGATTGGAAATAAAGAAGCCGCGGGGAAGGTTTATAATCTTGTGGACTTTTATGTGGACAACATAAGCGTGGCTCGCATGGTCAGGGATATCTGTGATTCCGGGTCTCATGTCAGCGGCACCCCCAGGCAGCCCATCCATACGATTGAAAACGCTCAGTCCCGGGCATTTGGGGTATCATACACAGGAATGGAAGGTTTGAAAGGATACCTTCGGGAATTGATAAAAAGTATGTCATGA
- a CDS encoding GIY-YIG nuclease family protein translates to MRDKIYAYLKSQETGATSSELVEQVLKIKGASPRISEALIQTAVAGDRRFTTDEHHHWKIAERGGTPLPEAEFVLLSSVMVDTAERSKTIVEVSAQRMRNDTVTDRLHLCIRPGVSAESSIRLPPDFAQEIRDGVSAEKAACSLAQFFGEAVLVGYDIQPVIHQINTMLHALHKTIENPSLCLRSLTKKLMPNLQQKSLDDIAAHFKLPILDVRRSEKEIDVIADIFSRYKDLLKAQGFDTVEAVLEFQYPHIEHVDFSRYAFDKYFLLSIPQKPGVYMMKDKDDAIIYLGKAKNLRARVSSYFWNTADRLQKITNLLRDVHRIEYEVTGSELAAMLMEYRLIQQYRPRLNQQTEVHERPARYGRLKNFIAILPSSAEASLDLFFIREGLPLKQYEVLKDAINLSEVEKILDTMYYDEGTQDRSSGRANGWKNNRNDRLPARIENGETDIVLSWLEANKDSVNYINTDTVCTKKACLELIKDYIRDEETPQKKHFRMK, encoded by the coding sequence ATGCGGGACAAGATATATGCATACCTGAAGTCTCAGGAAACCGGCGCTACGAGCAGTGAACTTGTTGAACAGGTTTTAAAGATTAAAGGCGCCTCGCCCCGGATCAGCGAGGCGCTCATACAGACTGCCGTTGCAGGCGACCGCAGATTTACCACCGACGAGCATCACCACTGGAAGATTGCGGAAAGAGGGGGCACGCCTTTGCCGGAGGCGGAGTTTGTTCTGCTCAGTTCCGTTATGGTTGACACTGCTGAAAGGTCAAAAACCATCGTTGAGGTGAGCGCACAAAGGATGAGAAACGACACGGTGACTGACCGTCTTCACCTCTGCATACGCCCCGGTGTATCAGCCGAATCGTCAATCCGCTTGCCGCCGGATTTTGCGCAGGAAATCAGAGACGGCGTTTCTGCTGAGAAGGCAGCCTGCTCTCTCGCCCAATTTTTTGGAGAGGCTGTTTTGGTTGGCTACGACATCCAGCCTGTCATACATCAGATCAATACCATGCTGCATGCCCTCCATAAAACGATTGAAAATCCATCGCTGTGTTTGCGCTCTCTTACGAAGAAACTCATGCCGAATCTTCAGCAAAAATCGCTGGACGATATCGCCGCGCACTTCAAGCTTCCTATTCTGGACGTCCGGCGCAGCGAAAAGGAGATCGATGTCATCGCCGATATCTTTTCCCGGTATAAGGACCTTTTAAAAGCACAGGGATTCGACACCGTAGAGGCGGTTCTGGAATTTCAATACCCCCATATTGAACATGTCGATTTCAGCAGATATGCCTTCGACAAATATTTTCTGCTGTCCATTCCTCAGAAACCCGGAGTCTATATGATGAAGGATAAAGATGACGCAATAATTTACCTGGGCAAGGCAAAGAATCTGAGGGCGCGGGTGAGTTCCTATTTCTGGAATACGGCAGACCGATTGCAAAAAATAACCAACTTGTTGCGGGACGTTCACCGTATTGAATATGAGGTTACCGGCTCAGAACTTGCCGCAATGCTTATGGAATACCGGTTGATACAACAATACCGGCCACGATTGAATCAGCAGACCGAAGTGCATGAAAGACCCGCCAGGTACGGAAGATTAAAGAATTTTATCGCCATCTTGCCTTCATCAGCCGAAGCAAGTTTGGATCTCTTCTTTATCAGGGAAGGGTTGCCCCTGAAACAATACGAAGTCTTAAAAGACGCCATAAACCTTTCTGAGGTCGAAAAAATTTTAGACACCATGTATTATGACGAAGGGACACAAGACCGTTCTTCCGGGCGCGCAAACGGCTGGAAAAATAACCGAAACGACCGTTTGCCTGCCCGTATTGAAAACGGGGAGACAGACATCGTGTTGAGTTGGCTGGAAGCAAACAAAGATTCCGTGAATTATATTAACACAGATACCGTCTGCACGAAAAAGGCATGCCTGGAACTGATAAAGGACTATATCAGGGACGAGGAAACGCCTCAGAAGAAGCATTTCCGGATGAAATGA
- a CDS encoding tetratricopeptide repeat protein produces the protein MIKNLVSPFRTLTLMAVLVSGGIYGCSKVDMPDEVISAYRKAIQLNPGMAVAHYNLGIAYNDRTMVDEAIAELKKATQIDPNYKDALFQLGLLCVEKGLWEDAIAALESVVRLDPSNELALGKLADIYKSRKMLGEAIHEYEKVLAANPKDVVSLYHLGTVHAEKNEAEEAMKAFKMAIEFNPNYTDAHFGLGRIFLEKKQYGEAILELKTVTDINPNHAPAHYALGLTYYALHDMIKATEAFRRSIEINAKDPKVHYHLGMVYADERLFDKAIEEFRTVVKLDPNNAEAHYRLGKAYADKRVLVNTIATVRKAAAAHYNIQNPYSDKRALDEAIATLQKAIEVNPYNPSVYFDLGSAYSQSRILDEAAAALEETVRIDPNFARAHYGLSVIYKRKGMIEEAQREFSLYQQLTGECGK, from the coding sequence ATGATAAAGAATCTAGTATCGCCATTCAGGACATTAACGTTAATGGCAGTATTAGTTTCTGGAGGTATATACGGATGCTCTAAGGTTGATATGCCTGATGAGGTCATCTCCGCATATCGTAAGGCTATCCAGCTTAACCCGGGAATGGCGGTTGCCCACTATAACCTGGGAATTGCTTATAACGACCGCACCATGGTTGACGAGGCGATCGCAGAGCTGAAAAAGGCCACGCAAATTGATCCAAACTATAAGGATGCCCTTTTTCAACTGGGCTTGCTTTGCGTGGAGAAGGGCCTTTGGGAAGATGCGATAGCTGCCCTCGAATCGGTGGTCAGGCTGGATCCCTCGAACGAACTGGCGCTTGGCAAGCTGGCCGATATCTATAAATCCAGGAAGATGCTTGGTGAAGCCATTCATGAATACGAAAAGGTATTGGCAGCGAACCCCAAAGACGTAGTTTCCCTGTATCATTTGGGCACAGTTCACGCCGAAAAAAATGAGGCGGAAGAGGCAATGAAGGCATTCAAGATGGCCATTGAGTTCAATCCGAACTATACAGACGCACATTTTGGTCTCGGTCGGATTTTTCTGGAAAAGAAACAATATGGCGAAGCGATACTTGAATTGAAAACAGTTACTGATATCAATCCAAACCACGCCCCCGCCCACTATGCTCTTGGTTTGACCTACTACGCCCTGCACGATATGATCAAGGCGACGGAGGCATTCCGCCGGTCTATTGAAATTAACGCCAAAGACCCAAAAGTACATTATCATCTGGGGATGGTGTATGCTGACGAAAGGCTCTTTGACAAGGCGATAGAAGAATTTCGTACGGTGGTAAAGCTTGACCCTAACAATGCAGAGGCGCATTACCGGCTTGGAAAGGCTTACGCGGACAAGCGGGTGCTCGTGAATACCATTGCCACCGTTCGCAAAGCGGCGGCGGCTCATTACAACATTCAGAATCCGTATTCAGACAAGAGGGCGCTGGATGAAGCGATTGCCACCTTGCAAAAGGCGATTGAAGTGAATCCTTATAATCCATCGGTCTATTTTGATCTCGGCAGCGCCTATTCACAAAGCAGAATTCTGGATGAGGCCGCAGCGGCTCTTGAAGAGACCGTCAGAATTGACCCGAATTTTGCCAGGGCACACTATGGTTTAAGTGTTATTTATAAACGAAAGGGAATGATAGAAGAGGCGCAGCGTGAGTTTTCATTATACCAGCAATTAACGGGTGAATGCGGGAAATAA
- a CDS encoding MgtC/SapB family protein produces the protein MRCLLSIMESVDNPVGKLLIATVLGGIIGWERERRGRPAGLRTHILVCIGVTLMMVVSEHIFEKYKALAADSIIRVDPARIAAQVITGIGFLGAGTILRFKTTVRGLTTAASLWVVAGIGLAVGSSCYIPAMLTTLITLFALFLGPLFEREIRRDTYRILKVCVSGTEPNFESITEILKNNSIELQHYEFERDLMKNEVQYNINVRYKDEAAVPKVCDDITKSIKEIIKLGWE, from the coding sequence ATGCGTTGCCTGTTAAGTATTATGGAAAGCGTTGATAACCCTGTCGGGAAACTTCTCATCGCAACCGTACTAGGTGGGATTATTGGGTGGGAACGGGAACGGCGGGGACGTCCTGCAGGATTGCGGACACACATTCTGGTCTGCATCGGGGTAACCCTGATGATGGTGGTATCTGAGCATATCTTTGAAAAGTACAAAGCTCTTGCCGCTGACTCTATCATTCGGGTTGACCCCGCAAGGATTGCCGCCCAGGTGATAACGGGTATCGGGTTCCTGGGTGCGGGCACCATTCTGAGATTTAAAACAACGGTGCGGGGTTTGACGACTGCTGCATCCTTATGGGTTGTGGCCGGCATCGGTTTGGCGGTTGGAAGCAGTTGTTATATTCCTGCGATGCTTACTACCCTTATAACCCTTTTCGCGCTGTTCTTAGGGCCTCTCTTTGAGCGTGAGATCAGGCGTGATACCTATAGAATCCTGAAGGTGTGCGTTTCAGGCACAGAACCCAATTTTGAATCCATTACAGAGATACTAAAAAACAACTCCATAGAACTCCAGCATTACGAGTTTGAACGAGATCTTATGAAGAATGAAGTCCAGTACAATATTAATGTCCGGTATAAAGACGAAGCTGCGGTCCCAAAGGTTTGCGATGACATTACCAAGTCGATCAAGGAGATCATCAAACTTGGTTGGGAATAA